The Roseibium sp. Sym1 nucleotide sequence ATATAGTTTTCGTCGTGTTTGGCCAGCACGCTGTCGGCCACGAACACACCGTCCGGGCCGATGATCCCCTCGGTCACAACCCCTTGTCCTTCCCGGAAAAGGTCCGGCAAGATCCCCTTGTACGTCACGGCAACGGTGTTTTCCATGTCGGTCACCCGGAAGCTCACCTCGGCATTGTCGGAGCGGACAACCGAACCGTCCTCGACCAGTCCGCCCAGCCGGATCCGCTGTCCTGCCGGGATGGCCTGTTTGGTG carries:
- the ccmE gene encoding cytochrome c maturation protein CcmE, whose product is MTRKQIRLTLIGSAGAVLALALGLILFALNDQIVFFQSPTDITKQAIPAGQRIRLGGLVEDGSVVRSDNAEVSFRVTDMENTVAVTYKGILPDLFREGQGVVTEGIIGPDGVFVADSVLAKHDENYIPKEVADALKDQGHWQGGEEATN